CCCTCAAAATGCAGCTGAAGTCGTAGTTCATGAGTCTGGATTTTTGTTTATTGCTTCACGAGAAGAAGGAAACAAGGTTTATTTAACGGTAATAGGAGAACACAAAACAATTCAAGATTTAATGTTAACTTTTACTTCAAAAACTCCAAACCATGTAATGCTTGTTAATGCTGCTACAGAAGAAGCTGAAAAGGATAATTTAAAAGGAAAAATAAAATTAGCTTAAAATGCTAGTTTTTACTTTAAAGCTTGTCAAGCTCAGCATCAAGCATATTAAAACTGCTTCAAAGTAAAATTTCATTATGGAGATATTATTGAAAAGCAGGTGGAAGGCTGGTTGATATGCGAAGACGGACATTCTGGAATTAAAGGAATCGTGGTAGATAAATCGTCTAACATAGCAAGCATGGCTGCATTAAATGGAGTATTTAGCAATATTGCTAAGTTTCTGCAAGCTAAGGCTATTAAACCTGATATGCTACAGGCAAGCTAAAGCAGTTCAAGGCGTAGATGTTGTTAACACTTCACCAAAAAAAACAAAAATGAGCGATATTGCAATTTACAATTGATTTATGCAATAATATAGGTTAAATTATTATATTTCTGTACTTTACAAACACTTCAATGCCATATACCAACGCTTCTGGTAGACTTATATGTCTTTGTCTAAAACAAGGAATTCCAATACCTGTACCTGGTATTCCGGTAGGATTTTGGGAACCAGTACGCCTTGTAGACGTTACAAAGTCACCAATGTGTATGGTAAGTCTTGGAGGTTTGTCATTGGAAGCGCTACTCAAAAAGGCAGGGCTGATTGCATGAAGTGATTATGCTTTTTGGTGTGCCGAATGTCAAGAAATGCTTTACCCTTTTACTGGAACTGCTGTAGCACATAATGGTGGAGTTGGAACGTCTGTATTAATGGTAAG
This genomic interval from Orientia tsutsugamushi contains the following:
- a CDS encoding TraU family protein; translation: MPYTNASGRLICLCLKQGIPIPVPGIPVGFWEPVRLVDVTKSPMCMVSLGGLSLEALLKKAGLIA